One genomic window of Gloeomargarita sp. SKYB120 includes the following:
- a CDS encoding ABC transporter permease subunit produces MARTYPSSEALQRLPFSLADVVVILGTLVLLAGIARVGLGTLEAFHPPVKVPTVDLDPRNLPYYAARSTLRMFVALFFSTIFTFIYGYIAANSRRAERVMIPLLDVLQSVPVLGFLAITVTAFIALFPGSLLGLEAASVFAIFTGQVWNMTFSFYHSLRTIPQELQEAAALYGLSRWQRFVQLEVPSAMLGLVWNAMMSFGGGWFFVTESEAISVLNQEYTLPGLGSYVAAAIAAEDLPAMGWAVVTIAVVILLVDQLFWRPLIAWADKFRMEQSAAAEAPESWVYDLIQTARLPRLLGQMLAPVEDKANLLLCRITRLLPPPPVYTETETPKDRLYNAILLLLTGLLVAWGLHFILTTVGVGEVVKAFGLGLLTLGRVVILVAVATVIWTPVGVAIGFQPKLARLLQPVVQFLASFPANFIFPFATLFFIRTGTPLAWGSILLMALGSQWYILFNSIAGAQSIPTDLREMCADMGLTGWQKWRKLIIPGIFSAWVTGGITASGGAWNASIVAEVVSWGNRTLTAPGLGAYITEATTQGDWARIVLGIGMMSLFVVGLNRVFWRRLYALAESKYHL; encoded by the coding sequence GTGGCGCGCACCTATCCCAGCAGCGAGGCGTTGCAACGGCTGCCCTTCAGCCTAGCGGATGTCGTTGTCATCTTGGGGACGCTGGTGCTCCTGGCCGGCATCGCGCGGGTGGGCCTAGGGACGCTGGAGGCATTTCATCCGCCGGTCAAAGTCCCCACCGTTGATTTAGACCCCCGCAATTTGCCCTACTACGCCGCCCGCTCCACGCTGCGGATGTTTGTGGCGTTGTTTTTCTCTACTATTTTTACGTTCATCTACGGTTACATTGCAGCCAACAGCCGGCGAGCGGAACGGGTGATGATTCCCCTGCTGGATGTGCTCCAATCCGTGCCGGTGCTGGGATTTTTGGCGATTACGGTGACGGCGTTTATTGCCCTGTTTCCAGGGAGCTTGCTGGGGCTAGAGGCGGCGTCAGTGTTTGCTATCTTCACCGGCCAGGTCTGGAACATGACGTTTTCCTTCTATCACTCTTTGCGCACGATTCCCCAGGAGTTGCAGGAGGCGGCGGCGCTCTACGGACTATCGCGCTGGCAACGGTTTGTGCAACTGGAGGTGCCGAGCGCCATGCTGGGGTTGGTGTGGAACGCCATGATGAGCTTCGGGGGCGGCTGGTTTTTCGTGACCGAAAGCGAAGCTATTAGCGTGCTCAACCAGGAGTACACCCTGCCGGGGTTGGGGTCTTACGTGGCGGCGGCCATTGCCGCAGAAGATTTGCCGGCGATGGGCTGGGCGGTGGTGACGATTGCGGTGGTGATTCTGCTGGTGGACCAGTTGTTTTGGCGGCCCCTGATCGCCTGGGCGGATAAGTTCCGCATGGAGCAGAGTGCTGCGGCGGAGGCCCCAGAGTCGTGGGTGTATGACCTGATTCAAACGGCGCGACTCCCCCGGCTTCTCGGGCAAATGCTAGCGCCAGTTGAGGATAAAGCCAACCTGCTGCTGTGTCGCATTACACGCCTATTGCCCCCGCCGCCGGTGTACACGGAGACAGAGACGCCCAAAGACCGGCTGTACAACGCCATTCTCCTGTTGCTGACCGGCTTGTTGGTGGCCTGGGGATTGCATTTCATTCTCACGACGGTCGGAGTCGGGGAAGTTGTCAAGGCCTTTGGCCTGGGGTTGTTGACCCTGGGGCGCGTGGTGATTTTGGTGGCTGTAGCGACGGTGATTTGGACGCCGGTAGGGGTAGCAATTGGCTTTCAACCCAAACTGGCGCGCCTGTTGCAACCGGTGGTGCAGTTTTTGGCGTCGTTTCCGGCTAACTTCATCTTTCCTTTTGCCACGTTGTTTTTCATCCGCACGGGCACGCCTTTGGCCTGGGGAAGTATCTTGCTGATGGCGCTGGGGTCGCAGTGGTACATCCTGTTCAATTCCATTGCCGGAGCGCAGAGCATCCCGACCGATTTGCGGGAAATGTGCGCCGATATGGGGCTAACGGGTTGGCAAAAGTGGCGCAAGTTGATTATTCCGGGGATTTTTTCGGCCTGGGTGACTGGTGGAATTACGGCCAGCGGCGGCGCCTGGAACGCTAGCATTGTGGCGGAGGTGGTGAGCTGGGGCAACCGGACGCTGACGGCACCGGGGTTGGGAGCCTATATCACCGAAGCGACGACCCAGGGGGATTGGGCACGAATTGTCCTAGGCATCGGGATGATGAGCCTGTTTGTGGTGGGCTTGAATCGGGTCTTTTGGCGGCGGCTGTATGCCCTGGCGGAAAGTAAATATCACTTGTGA
- a CDS encoding cation-transporting P-type ATPase — protein MSPVFHALDAAAVLTHWQTDAAVGLTAEVIAQRYEQYGANALPEQRRTPAWLKFLQQFHQPLLYILLVAGLVKAVLGSWLNAFVIWGVTVINAVISYIQETQAEGAIASLAKVVTTETTVLRDGQTLRIPARELVPGDLVFLHAGDKVPADLRLLWVRNLQVDESALTGESVPVPKMTEALPAETPLAERRNMAYAGTLVTFGQGQGVVVATGAATEVGQIAHAMQERVSLSTPLTRKFAAFSRTILYVVLGLAAFTFVVGAGRGKDWVEMFEAAVALAVSAIPEGLPAVVTVTLAIGVNRMAQRHAIIRKLPAVEALGSATVICSDKTGTLTENQMTVQAVVVGDQEFHVTGSGYSPKGDILTAAGEPLEAIAPGLYACLVAGVLCNDSRLEQREGDWQVVGDPTEGALLAVAEKAGLSQAGLAATYPRLDAIPFESEYQYMATLHDGHPQMMYVKGAVEVVLSRCRCAMNGAGELVPLDPDGIRAAVERLAQHGLRVLAFAQKEATPHQHSLDHEDVASDLVFLGLQGMIDPPRPEAIVAVHHCQAAGIQVKMITGDHVTTARAIAQRMGIQTSEGVVAFTGADLAAMDASAFTEAAVRGSVFARVAPSQKLQLVEALQSRGHIVAMTGDGVNDAPALRQADIGIAMGKGGTEVAREAADMLLTDDNFASIAAAVEEGRTVYQNLRKAIAFLLPVNGGESMTILISALLLRDLPILSLQVLWLNMINSITMTVPLAFEPKPPGIMEQPPRNPNEPLLTPRLLQRIVLVSAFNWVLIFGMFEWVKATSANVDLARTMAIQALVAARIVYLISVSQFGLSLGAFLRGKTRHITPAPTVFLGIVVAVLLQILFSQWPVMNVLFATAPLSGGDWLICLLPMLPMLPVAWAANTLDPALLKPQHSCRRQAFMYS, from the coding sequence GTGTCGCCGGTTTTCCATGCCCTAGACGCGGCGGCGGTTTTGACCCACTGGCAAACGGATGCTGCTGTTGGACTCACCGCCGAAGTCATTGCCCAGCGCTACGAGCAGTACGGAGCCAACGCATTGCCCGAGCAGCGGCGTACACCTGCTTGGTTGAAGTTTTTGCAGCAGTTTCACCAACCTTTGCTCTACATCCTGCTGGTGGCGGGGCTAGTCAAGGCGGTGCTGGGTTCCTGGCTAAACGCTTTTGTCATTTGGGGCGTCACCGTCATCAACGCCGTGATCAGTTACATCCAGGAAACCCAGGCGGAAGGGGCGATTGCATCCCTGGCGAAAGTTGTGACCACGGAGACCACCGTGTTGCGGGACGGGCAAACATTGCGCATCCCGGCGCGGGAGTTGGTGCCCGGCGACCTGGTGTTTTTGCACGCGGGGGACAAAGTGCCGGCAGACTTGCGTTTGCTGTGGGTGCGCAATTTGCAGGTGGACGAATCAGCCCTGACTGGTGAATCGGTGCCCGTGCCCAAAATGACGGAAGCCTTGCCGGCGGAAACGCCGCTCGCCGAACGCCGCAACATGGCCTACGCTGGGACGCTGGTGACCTTTGGGCAAGGACAGGGCGTGGTAGTGGCGACCGGTGCTGCAACCGAAGTTGGCCAAATTGCCCACGCGATGCAGGAACGAGTGAGTCTCAGCACCCCTTTGACCCGAAAATTTGCCGCCTTTAGCCGCACGATTCTGTACGTGGTGTTGGGATTGGCGGCTTTTACCTTTGTGGTGGGTGCTGGTCGGGGCAAGGACTGGGTGGAAATGTTTGAGGCGGCGGTGGCCCTGGCAGTGAGCGCCATTCCCGAAGGCCTGCCAGCGGTGGTCACCGTCACCCTGGCGATTGGGGTCAACCGGATGGCCCAGCGCCACGCCATTATCCGCAAGCTACCGGCGGTGGAGGCCCTCGGCAGCGCGACGGTGATTTGCTCTGACAAAACTGGGACGCTCACGGAAAACCAGATGACGGTGCAAGCAGTGGTGGTGGGCGACCAGGAATTCCATGTCACGGGTAGCGGCTACAGTCCTAAAGGAGACATTCTGACAGCGGCCGGCGAACCTTTGGAGGCCATCGCACCCGGGTTGTATGCCTGCCTGGTCGCCGGTGTGTTGTGCAATGACAGCCGGTTGGAACAACGGGAAGGGGACTGGCAAGTTGTCGGTGACCCGACGGAGGGGGCACTGCTAGCGGTGGCGGAAAAAGCTGGGTTGAGCCAGGCGGGTTTAGCCGCAACCTATCCCCGGTTAGATGCCATCCCCTTTGAGTCCGAATATCAGTACATGGCAACGCTCCATGACGGCCATCCCCAGATGATGTATGTCAAGGGCGCTGTTGAGGTGGTGCTCTCCCGTTGCCGTTGCGCCATGAATGGAGCAGGGGAACTCGTGCCCTTGGACCCAGATGGGATTCGCGCTGCTGTCGAACGCTTAGCCCAGCACGGGTTGCGCGTCCTGGCGTTTGCCCAGAAAGAAGCGACACCCCATCAGCACAGCCTGGATCATGAAGATGTCGCCAGCGACCTAGTGTTTTTGGGGTTGCAGGGGATGATTGACCCGCCGCGCCCCGAGGCCATCGTCGCCGTGCATCACTGTCAAGCGGCGGGGATTCAGGTGAAGATGATCACCGGTGACCACGTGACCACTGCCCGCGCCATTGCCCAGCGCATGGGGATTCAAACGTCCGAGGGCGTGGTCGCCTTTACCGGCGCAGACTTGGCGGCGATGGATGCCAGCGCGTTCACTGAAGCAGCCGTGCGGGGATCCGTGTTTGCGCGCGTCGCCCCGTCCCAGAAGCTCCAGTTGGTGGAGGCGCTCCAGTCGCGGGGGCATATTGTGGCCATGACCGGCGATGGGGTCAACGATGCGCCAGCGTTGCGCCAGGCTGACATCGGCATCGCTATGGGGAAAGGGGGCACGGAAGTCGCGCGGGAAGCCGCCGATATGCTGCTCACCGACGATAACTTTGCTTCGATTGCCGCAGCCGTGGAGGAAGGCCGCACTGTCTATCAAAACCTGCGCAAGGCCATTGCCTTTCTACTTCCCGTCAACGGCGGCGAGTCCATGACCATTCTCATCAGCGCCCTGTTGCTGCGGGATTTACCCATCCTATCCCTGCAAGTGCTGTGGCTGAACATGATCAATTCCATCACCATGACCGTGCCCCTGGCCTTTGAACCCAAACCACCGGGGATTATGGAACAGCCGCCCCGCAACCCAAACGAACCCCTGTTAACTCCCAGGCTTTTGCAGCGTATCGTTTTAGTGTCGGCCTTTAATTGGGTGCTCATTTTTGGCATGTTCGAGTGGGTGAAAGCCACCAGCGCCAACGTTGACCTAGCTCGCACTATGGCGATTCAAGCGTTAGTGGCGGCGCGCATCGTTTACCTGATCAGCGTGAGTCAATTTGGCCTTAGTTTAGGGGCTTTTCTGCGCGGGAAAACCCGTCACATTACACCTGCGCCCACGGTGTTTTTAGGGATTGTTGTGGCCGTACTTTTACAGATTCTTTTCAGTCAATGGCCGGTCATGAATGTCTTGTTTGCCACGGCGCCCCTGTCGGGTGGGGACTGGTTGATTTGTTTACTGCCCATGCTCCCCATGCTGCCGGTGGCCTGGGCCGCTAACACTCTCGACCCAGCCCTACTGAAACCCCAGCATTCCTGTCGTCGTCAGGCTTTCATGTATAGCTAA
- a CDS encoding nitrate/sulfonate/bicarbonate ABC transporter ATP-binding protein, which produces MTALIRVEQVSKSFPLPERKGHFWVLRDINLEIRAGEVVALLGRSGSGKSTLLRIMAGLIPPTEGKVWSNGQLLRGPNHQVAMVFQSFALLPWLTVLENVELGLVARGMGREERRQRALKAIDLVGLDGFESAYPRELSGGMKQRVGFARAFALEPQVLFMDEPFSALDVLTAENLRGEIDDLWQAGMFPSRSILIVTHNIEEAVYLADRVILLGANPGRIRGEVVIDLPRPHDTLSPRYKALVDYIYTAMTHPDIQVTGPVAPAQPASPFAQPLPHVRVGGISGLLELIVEQPDGQVDLPLLAERLQMSVDDLLPILDAAQMLGFAEVSQGDVRLTPIGQDFATTTILRSKDLFRQQVLKHVPVLASMVQTLREKQNHSITADFFLDVWDDYFPEAEAERQLATAIDWGRYAELFEYDADENRIYLSEPAAPLPEAV; this is translated from the coding sequence ATGACGGCACTCATTCGCGTGGAACAGGTGTCCAAGAGTTTCCCCTTGCCGGAGCGCAAAGGCCATTTCTGGGTGCTGCGCGACATCAACCTGGAAATCCGGGCGGGGGAAGTGGTGGCGCTGTTGGGACGCAGCGGCAGCGGCAAGAGTACCCTGCTGCGGATCATGGCGGGTTTGATTCCCCCCACCGAAGGCAAAGTCTGGAGCAATGGCCAATTGTTACGCGGACCCAACCACCAGGTGGCCATGGTGTTTCAAAGTTTTGCGCTGTTGCCCTGGTTAACCGTCCTGGAAAACGTAGAGTTGGGACTGGTGGCCCGGGGCATGGGACGAGAGGAACGGCGCCAGCGCGCGCTCAAGGCGATTGACCTGGTGGGGTTGGATGGGTTCGAGAGCGCCTACCCACGGGAGTTATCGGGCGGGATGAAACAACGGGTGGGGTTTGCCCGCGCCTTTGCCCTGGAGCCGCAGGTGCTGTTCATGGACGAGCCGTTTAGCGCGTTGGATGTCCTAACGGCGGAGAACCTGCGGGGGGAAATTGACGACCTGTGGCAAGCAGGCATGTTTCCGTCGCGCAGCATTCTCATCGTCACCCACAACATCGAAGAAGCGGTGTACCTGGCCGACCGGGTCATCCTGCTAGGGGCCAATCCGGGCCGCATTCGCGGTGAAGTGGTCATTGACTTGCCCCGGCCCCACGACACACTTTCGCCCCGCTACAAAGCCCTAGTGGATTACATTTACACGGCCATGACCCATCCCGATATCCAGGTGACGGGTCCAGTGGCACCAGCCCAACCGGCATCCCCCTTTGCCCAGCCCTTGCCCCACGTGCGGGTGGGTGGCATCAGCGGGTTGCTGGAACTCATCGTGGAGCAGCCCGACGGCCAGGTGGATTTGCCCTTGCTGGCGGAGCGGTTGCAAATGTCGGTGGATGATTTACTGCCCATCTTGGATGCGGCGCAAATGCTGGGATTTGCTGAAGTCTCCCAGGGGGACGTGCGTTTGACGCCGATTGGCCAAGATTTTGCCACCACCACCATCCTGCGCAGCAAGGATTTGTTCCGCCAGCAGGTGCTCAAACACGTGCCGGTGTTGGCGAGCATGGTGCAGACCCTGCGGGAGAAACAAAACCACAGCATTACGGCTGACTTTTTCCTGGACGTGTGGGATGACTATTTCCCGGAGGCCGAAGCGGAACGCCAGTTAGCCACAGCGATTGACTGGGGCCGCTATGCTGAATTGTTTGAATACGATGCGGACGAAAACCGGATTTACCTGTCGGAACCGGCGGCACCCTTGCCGGAAGCGGTCTGA
- the ftsH gene encoding ATP-dependent zinc metalloprotease FtsH, whose product MTLGLALATATPGQAQVRSSGQLQLSYTELLQKIQQNQVAEIAIHRQRQVARVRLKDRPANEPPLEVQLFDQNPELLRWVRQARVKLTVVDHPGSDAVMGLLANLLVGLVLLLLVITLLRRLSNAPGGPGQALSFGQTRARFQIAAKTGVKFDDVAGIEEAKEELQEIVTFLKHPERFTAVGARIPRGVLLIGPPGTGKTLLAKAIAGEAGVPFLSISGSEFVELFVGVGASRVRDLFRKAKEQAPCIVFIDEIDAVGRQRGIGIGGGNDEREQTLNQLLTEMDGFEGNTGVIVIAATNRPDVLDAALLRPGRFDRQVMVDLPTFQGRLAILRVHARDKKLAPEVSLETVARRTPGFSGAALANLLNEAAILTARRRKDAITPLEIEDAIDRITIGLTLNPLMDGKKKRLIAYHEIGHALLIALLPHTDPLNKVTIIPRSGGVGGFSQQIFNEERVDSGLYTRAWLYSQMVVTLGGRAAEAEVFGESEVTVGASNDLQTVTQLAREMVTRYGMSELGLVALDEPTDWWQRPAYSDELAHRVDELIRQMTQQAYQEARRLLRAYRPLMDQLVEQLLEQETIEGEAFYRLVRDYQAQHQPLPVS is encoded by the coding sequence ATGACGCTGGGCTTGGCGCTGGCCACTGCGACGCCTGGACAAGCGCAGGTACGGTCGAGCGGGCAATTGCAGTTAAGCTACACCGAACTTCTGCAGAAAATCCAACAGAATCAAGTGGCGGAAATTGCCATCCACCGGCAGCGTCAGGTGGCGCGGGTGCGCCTCAAGGACCGACCGGCCAACGAACCGCCCCTGGAGGTGCAACTGTTTGACCAAAATCCCGAACTGCTGCGGTGGGTGCGGCAGGCGCGGGTGAAATTGACGGTGGTGGACCACCCTGGAAGTGACGCCGTCATGGGACTGCTGGCCAACCTGCTGGTGGGCCTGGTTCTGCTGTTGCTAGTGATTACCCTGCTCCGGCGGCTGAGCAATGCCCCAGGTGGGCCCGGACAAGCTCTGAGTTTTGGGCAAACGCGGGCGCGGTTCCAGATTGCCGCCAAAACCGGTGTGAAGTTTGACGATGTGGCTGGCATCGAGGAAGCCAAGGAGGAATTGCAGGAAATCGTCACCTTTTTGAAACACCCCGAGCGGTTTACGGCGGTGGGGGCGCGGATTCCCCGCGGCGTGTTGCTGATCGGACCGCCCGGCACGGGGAAGACCCTGCTGGCCAAAGCGATTGCCGGCGAAGCAGGTGTGCCCTTTTTAAGCATCTCTGGTTCCGAGTTTGTGGAGCTATTTGTGGGGGTGGGTGCGTCGCGGGTGCGGGACTTGTTCCGCAAGGCCAAGGAGCAGGCCCCTTGCATCGTGTTTATTGATGAAATTGACGCGGTGGGCCGGCAACGGGGGATTGGCATCGGCGGTGGCAACGACGAACGCGAGCAAACCCTCAACCAACTGTTGACCGAAATGGACGGGTTTGAAGGTAATACCGGCGTGATTGTCATTGCCGCCACCAACCGCCCCGACGTGTTGGATGCCGCGCTCCTGCGCCCTGGACGATTTGACCGGCAGGTGATGGTGGATTTGCCCACGTTCCAGGGGCGGCTGGCCATCCTGCGGGTGCATGCGCGGGATAAAAAACTGGCGCCTGAGGTGTCTCTGGAAACCGTGGCGCGGCGGACCCCTGGCTTTTCTGGCGCGGCCTTGGCTAATCTTCTCAACGAGGCGGCGATTCTCACGGCGCGGCGGCGCAAAGACGCCATTACTCCCCTGGAGATCGAGGACGCCATTGACCGGATTACGATTGGCCTGACGCTGAACCCCCTGATGGACGGCAAGAAAAAGCGCCTCATTGCCTATCACGAAATCGGCCACGCCCTGCTAATTGCCCTGTTGCCCCACACCGACCCCCTCAACAAAGTCACGATCATCCCTCGTTCCGGCGGTGTCGGGGGCTTTAGCCAACAGATTTTCAACGAAGAGCGTGTGGATAGCGGTCTCTACACGCGGGCGTGGCTATATAGCCAGATGGTGGTGACGTTGGGCGGACGGGCCGCTGAAGCGGAAGTCTTTGGCGAGAGCGAAGTGACTGTCGGGGCCAGCAACGACCTGCAGACGGTGACCCAGTTGGCGCGGGAGATGGTGACCCGCTACGGGATGTCCGAGTTGGGGCTCGTGGCCCTGGACGAACCCACGGACTGGTGGCAACGCCCCGCCTACTCCGACGAACTAGCGCACCGGGTGGATGAATTGATCCGTCAGATGACGCAACAGGCCTATCAAGAAGCGCGGCGACTCCTGCGGGCCTATCGCCCTTTGATGGATCAGCTGGTAGAGCAGCTGTTGGAGCAGGAAACCATCGAAGGTGAAGCGTTCTACCGGCTCGTGCGCGACTACCAAGCCCAGCACCAGCCCTTACCCGTCAGCTAG
- a CDS encoding Uma2 family endonuclease has protein sequence MVTQAPVYLPKPWRLSEQQFIELVRANPEVRLELTAAGEVIAMPPTGGETGLYNANLIILIGNWNQQTGLGYVFDSSTGFRLPSGAIRSPDVAWVRRERWEALSPQEKAGFAPLCPDFVIELCSPTDELTVVQAKLREYLANGCRLGWLIHPVGQTVEIYRPERPVVIQPWSTPLTGEDVLPGLTLDLGKVLGKG, from the coding sequence ATGGTTACGCAAGCGCCGGTTTATCTTCCCAAGCCTTGGCGGCTGAGTGAGCAGCAGTTTATCGAGTTAGTTCGGGCAAATCCCGAAGTGCGTTTGGAATTGACCGCCGCTGGCGAAGTGATAGCGATGCCCCCAACCGGTGGTGAAACGGGCCTTTACAACGCAAATTTAATAATTCTTATCGGCAATTGGAATCAACAAACCGGTTTAGGGTATGTTTTTGATTCCTCGACGGGGTTTCGGTTGCCAAGTGGGGCAATTCGCTCGCCGGATGTGGCCTGGGTGCGTCGGGAGCGCTGGGAAGCGTTAAGTCCCCAGGAAAAAGCAGGGTTTGCACCCCTGTGTCCTGACTTTGTCATTGAACTGTGCTCGCCCACTGATGAGCTGACGGTTGTCCAGGCGAAGTTGCGCGAGTATCTTGCCAACGGTTGCCGGTTGGGGTGGTTAATCCATCCTGTAGGTCAGACCGTCGAGATTTACCGCCCTGAACGCCCCGTTGTAATCCAACCGTGGAGCACCCCGTTAACTGGCGAAGACGTGCTCCCTGGGTTGACCTTGGATTTGGGGAAGGTTTTGGGAAAGGGGTGA
- a CDS encoding aspartate aminotransferase family protein, with product MTTLLQPSALMPTYNRFPVRLVRGQGCWVWDDQGREYLDFVAGIATCSLGHAHPRLVQAVSDQIRQLHHVSNLYHIPLQEELALALTRHSCADRVFFANSGAEANEGAIKLARKYAHVVKGYMHPVIVTAQASFHGRTLATLTATGQPKYQQHFDPLVPGFVYVPYNDLAALTRTVLELEQVAAILLEPLQGEGGVRPGERDYFQGVRQLCNEQGILLLLDEVQTGMGRTGHWWGYEHLGIEPDVFSSAKGLGGGIPIGAVLCKEPYNVFQPGDHASTYGGNPLACQAALTVCQVIEEENLLENVRQRGEQLRQGLQALVARYPEHFQGVRGWGLLQGLVLRPEGPWQAGDVVQRALAQGLLLVPAGPQVVRFVPPLIVSAAEVEEALQRLAAALADG from the coding sequence ATGACGACGCTGTTGCAACCCTCCGCGTTGATGCCCACCTACAACCGGTTTCCGGTGCGGTTGGTGCGCGGCCAGGGCTGCTGGGTGTGGGATGACCAAGGTCGGGAATACCTGGATTTTGTCGCTGGAATTGCGACCTGCTCGCTTGGGCACGCCCACCCACGCTTGGTGCAGGCGGTGAGCGACCAGATTCGGCAGTTGCACCACGTGTCCAATCTCTACCACATCCCCCTGCAGGAAGAGCTAGCGCTGGCTTTGACCCGCCATTCCTGCGCAGATCGGGTGTTTTTTGCCAACTCCGGTGCCGAAGCCAATGAGGGAGCTATCAAACTGGCCCGCAAGTATGCCCATGTCGTCAAGGGATACATGCATCCGGTGATTGTCACGGCCCAGGCGAGTTTCCACGGGCGGACGCTAGCGACTTTGACGGCAACGGGACAACCTAAGTATCAACAACACTTTGACCCGCTGGTGCCGGGCTTTGTCTATGTGCCCTATAACGACCTGGCGGCGCTGACCCGCACGGTGCTGGAACTGGAGCAGGTAGCGGCCATCCTGCTAGAGCCGCTCCAGGGGGAGGGGGGTGTGCGTCCGGGCGAACGGGACTACTTCCAAGGGGTGCGCCAACTCTGCAACGAGCAGGGCATCCTGCTGCTTCTAGATGAGGTGCAAACGGGCATGGGCCGCACGGGACACTGGTGGGGCTATGAACACCTGGGCATCGAACCGGATGTATTCTCGTCGGCCAAAGGTCTGGGCGGTGGGATTCCCATCGGTGCGGTGCTTTGTAAAGAACCCTACAACGTGTTTCAACCAGGCGACCACGCCAGCACCTACGGAGGGAACCCCTTGGCCTGCCAAGCGGCCTTGACGGTCTGCCAGGTGATTGAAGAAGAGAACTTGCTGGAAAACGTTCGCCAGCGGGGGGAACAGTTGCGCCAGGGGTTACAGGCGTTGGTCGCGCGCTATCCCGAGCACTTTCAAGGGGTGCGCGGCTGGGGACTGTTGCAGGGTTTGGTGTTGCGCCCCGAAGGACCCTGGCAAGCGGGTGATGTCGTCCAACGGGCTTTGGCGCAGGGCTTGTTGTTGGTGCCGGCAGGTCCCCAAGTGGTGCGGTTTGTGCCGCCCCTGATTGTTTCAGCAGCAGAAGTGGAGGAAGCCCTCCAACGGCTGGCCGCCGCTCTAGCTGACGGGTAA